The genome window TTGCGCTCATCTTCCCGATGCTGCTGGATATTCTCAACGCTATCTGCGTTCTCATCTATCGTGGGTTGGGTGCGGGGTTCTATTTCCTGTCGTGGATTCGGTTTGTGCTGTCGTTTATTGTCTTGTTTATTCCGTCAACATTGATGGGAGGGATGCTACTCCTACTCAGTAGGGCCGCCAAGGAACGATGTGCAGGATTCCGAGCAGATCGCCTCTTCGCAATCAATATGCTAAGCGCGAGCATTGGTTGTATCGCCGTTGGTTTCTTCCTCCTCCAACTTCTAGGTCTTCAGAGTTCGGTTTATCTGGGTGTCGCAATTAACTTGATTCTGGCGGGGGTTGCTTTCGGTTTAGACCGCTCACGGTCTGAAACGCCTGTGGATTTGCAGCAGGACGCGCGCGATGAATCAGAGACCGCTTCAACAGGGGGAATGTGGCGGCTATTGTTATGGACATTTGCCGTTTCTGGCTTCTGTGCAATGGGTTATGCAGTCCTCTGGACACGTCTCCTGACGACTTTTCTTGGCAGCGCAAGTTATGCGTTTTCGGTCACGCTGACTGCTTTACTTCTTGGCATTACCGCTGGTAGCTTGGTATTTGCAGCAATCGCGCGTCGAGTTAAGCCGTGCATAAACCTTTTTGGATTGATCCAGATTGGGGTAGGGCTATCCGTTGTTGCGCTGATACCTGCTTTCGGAAACCTGTATGGGATTAGCAGGGGACTACAAAACGCTTTCGGGATTGGACGTATCTGGGAATTTGGTGCCGGAATCATCCTGATGATTGTTCCTGCTATTCTTATCGGAGGGAGTTTTCCGTTAGCTCGCCGAATTTGTGCGTCAGCCAAATCGCAATCAGCAGCTTACCCTTTCAGCACAATCGGCGCACTCCTTGGACCGCTGTGTACGGGGTTTATCCTTATCCCGTTGATTGGGATGCGTCCGAGCCTTGTCTTAACCGCCGGGTTAAATGCGGTTCTAGGGTGTGTTTTAATTGTTAGGGATACAGAAAAATCACAGCTTTTCAGTGGCACTGCGATTGGTAGTGCTATCCTAACTGTTGGTGTTGGGTTGATGGTGTTGCTATGGGGGAACTCACCTCCCTTCTTGAAGAATGGGGTCTTTTGGTCACAACGCATGAACGATACGCTAGTTGCGTATACCGAAACTGTCGACGCGAATATCGCTACGTTTATGGATGACCAAGGTATCCATCGGATCTATGTTGACAACGATGAGATCGCCGACACTTCTCGTCGAGGATCGGCGCCACATCGCATCATCGCTCATCTGCCGCTACTGCTGCATCCGAATCCTGAACACGGTCTTGTCCTCGGGTTTGGGATGGGAATCACCTCCCACACCATGACGCAGCACGATGTGCGTGTGGACACCGTCGAAAATCCAGATGGACTCATCGAAACGGCACAGAAATACTTTGCCGACGTAAACCATAGCGTCCTCGACAGTGCCTCGTTCAATCACACGGTCAATGATGAGCGAAATTATCTGTTGATGACCCTAAAACAATACGACGTAATTTCTATAGGTGCCCGTCATCCGCTGGTGAGTTCAACGAGTTCCAACCTTTACACCGCAGATCTATACCGGTGGTGCAAGCGTATTCTTACAGAAGATGGTATAATATGTCAGTGGATACCGCTCAAGCGGCTGCCAGAAACACATCTCAAGATGATTCTGAGAACCTTTATTGAGGTGTTTCCAAACGCAACAATATGGTATAAATACACCCCAGAGTTTGCCCTCCTGATTGGGACACCAGAACGGCTAAAGATAAATTATCAACGCCTTATGGAGAGGACACAGATGCCACGGGTTCACGAAGCGCTTGCGGCTAATGACCTCGATGGATTGTCCCTTATTGATTCGTTCATGATGGGTGAACAGGCGGTCCGAACGTATGCCGGTGATGGTCCAATCCATACAGACGATCACCCACGTATGGAGTTCTTTCAGCCCCGTACACTGGCGAACACAACTCACATAAACATTGCGGGACTCGCGAAATACCGTGAACGCTCTACTCCCTATTTGGCAAATTATGGTCGTACGATGAGCGATAAGATCGAAGTGCGAAAGCGAATCGACCTCTACTTTGATGCCACGGAGAAGCTGATCGAGGGACAGATTGAACATGCCAAGGGAGAATATGAAAAGGCTGTAGGTGTATTGAATCAGGCGGTAGCCATTAATCCGGACGATAATACGATTCGATACAATCTTGGGGCTGCGGTAGCGTTGGCAAACAAGGATTATCGTGAGGAGCTCAAGCAGACAGAAAAAGCCCTTAAACAAGCACTACAAAGCAATCCACGCGATGCCCAAAAATATGTTGAACTGGGTGTCACGTATGAACTTCAGGGGGAATTGGCGAAATCTGCGGATGCCTTTGAAGAAGCGCTGAAATATGACCCGAATCGCCTAGAGTTGTATTCATTGCTCGGACCGATTTATGAACGTCAAGAACGGTACGCCGACGCGTTGCGCACGTACCAGAGACTTGAGCAATTAGAGCCAAATCTTCCTGCTATCATCTTCGGTGCAATGGCATCGATTTATCATTTTCATAAGAAGATGCTTCCCGAAGCGCTCCAATATGCACAGAAGGCATTGGCACTGGAGGCAGGTTCTTGGCGTGTGCATAACCTGTTAGGGGCTATCTATACGGATAAGAAGGAGTTTGAAAAAGCGGTTGGTGCCTTCAAGGCTGCAATGCGACTCGCGCCGAACGAACCGATGCCACACAGCGATTTAGCGAAAGTGTTCCTCGCACAAGGTAGATATGATGAAGCGTTAGAATCCGCGAATACGGCAATACGTCTCGCACCGAGGACCCCATACTTTCAAGAGCAGCGCCGTCAGATCGAATCGGCAATGGCAGCGGATGATGAATAACAAAACGACGGACTGGACAAGTAGCATCAGGATAAGTCGAAGAAAAGAGAGAAATAGCGGTTAAAGAAGTAACAAAACATAATCATACACTCGACAAAGGGGTAATAGATAGAAAATGCAGATTCAATCACCAAAGGGGACGAGAGACATCCTCCCTTCAGAGGTTCAGACATGGCAATGGGTCGAGGGGACCGCACGCGATGTTTTTGGCACTTACGGCTATCAGGAGATCCGTACGCCAATTTTTGAAAGCACAGACCTTTTCGTTCGTGGGGTCGGCGATACCACCGATATCGTCGAAAAAGAGATGTACACCTTCAATGACCGGGGCAATCGAAGCGTCTCATTGCGTCCAGAAGGCACGGCGTCGGTAGTGCGTGCCATGCTCCAAAATCGTCTGATGGATGGTGCCAGCGTCCTAAAATTTTACTACATCGGTCAGATGTTTCGCTATGACCGTCCACAGGCGGGACGGTATCGAGAGTTTTGGCAGGTTGGCATCGAAGCGTTTGGCGCAGATTCGCCCGCAATTGACGCAGAGATCATCGCAGCAGGGCAGCAATTTTTCGCAACGCTTGGCATCAAAGACCTTACCTTGCATCTCAACAGCATCGGCGATCCGGTCTGTCGTCCAAAGTATGTTGAAGATCTGACAGCGTATGCGAAGGAACATCTTGACGAGCTATGCGGAAAATGTTACGCACGTCACGAACGAAATCCAATGCGAATCTTGGATTGCAAAGAGAGCGGTTGTCGTGCCGTTGTTGCTAACGCGCCGCTTCTGTCCAATTACCTCTGTGACGCTTGCAGCGAGAACTTCGATATGGTTAAGAGTTATCTGGACGCACTCGAAATTGTTTATCACGAAGATCCATACGTCGTTAGGGGGTTGGATTACTATTCTCGCACCGCATTTGAATTCACTGCGGGCGGTTTGGGGGCACAAAATGCAATCGGGGGTGGTGGCCGGTATGACTATCTGGCAGAAGAGATCGGGGGCGCTGCAACCCCCGGCATCGGATTCGCGCTGGGCATGGATCGAATCATCATTGCTTTGGAGGCTCAGGAGGTTACTGTGCCAACCTCTGCGCCCGTGGATGTCTACTTCACGGTTTTAGGGGACGCTGCGATGCCTATAACCCTGCGGTTAGCGCAAGAACTTCGTGAAAATGGGGTCAAGACAGATCTTGAGTATAAAAGGCGCGGCTTGCGCGCACAGATGAGGACTGCAAACAAACTCAACGCACAGTATGTCGTCATGATTGGCGAAGATGAGATCAACAATGCAGCCGCGACAGTACGGGATATGGGAAGCGGCGATCAGCAGTCGGTCGCGTTCCAACAGTTAGCGGAAATGATGCGTGAAAAGATTGACAGCTAGATTTGACAGTGGTGTAGGTCGCGAGATCCTCTCGGACTTGCCCGATACTCCTGCTCGGTCCAATACCGGCGGGTAATCTGTAGATCGAGATTCATATCTCGACACCCAAATGTCAATTGAACCGAGAACGCCATCAGTCAAGCATATCAGATTGAGGACTAAGACTGTATTTTTATAAATTGAAGGAGAGAATCAAAGTAATGCCTGAAATGCAAAGAACACACTATTGTGGAGAACTACGGCTCGCCGATGCCGGTAAATCGGTACGACTCACCGGTTGGGTATCTCGCCGCCGGGATCACGGCGGCGTCATTTTCATAGACCTACGTGATCGAACCGGAATCACGCAGGTGGTCTTCGATCCAATAATTGACCCCGAAGCGCACCGGGCTGCGGGCGCGATTCGCAACGAATTTGTGTTAAGTGTCAGCGGAAAGGTTCGGGAGCGCGGAGAGGGGCTGACCAATCCTAACCTCCTTACCGGCGAGATTGAACTGGCATCGGACGAACTGGAGATTTTGAACACTGCGAAAACCCCGCCCTTCTTGGTCGAAGATGATATCGATACCGCAGAGGATGTTCGTATGCAGTACCGATACGTTGACCTCCGCCGTCCAAAGATGCAGAAGATGCTACAGATTCGGCACAAAGCAATGCTTGCCGCACGGAGATACATGGACGAACAAGGCTTCCTTGAGATTGAGACGCCAATCTTGATGAACAGTACACCAGAGGGGGCGCGTGATTTTCTGGTGCCAAGCCGGCTCAACCCCGGCAAATTCTATGCCTTGCCACAGTCACCGCAGCAGTTCAAGCAACTATCAATGATGAGTGGTATAGATCGTTATTTCCAAATCGCGCGTTGTTTCCGTGACGAAGATACCCGCGCAAATCGGCTTCTTGAATTAACGCAGCTTGATATTGAAATGTCCTTCGCAACCCGAGAAGATGTCATGGAAGTGACGGAAGGATTATTCAAGAGAATCTTTGAGGAAGCGGTTGACATTCCCATCCCTACACCGTTCCGCCGTATGCCTTACAGTGAAGCAATGGAACGATACGGCACCGATAAGCCAGATACACGGTTTGGACTGGAACTCTCCGATCTCTCGGATCTGGTGGCGGACTGTGATTTCAAGGTGTTTACGGGTGCCTTGGCAAACGAAGGGCAGGTAAAAGGGCTTGCTGTGCCCGGTGGAGCGTCACTCTCGCGCAGGGAGATAGATGATCTCACAGAGTTTGTCGCCATTTATAGAGCAAAGGGGTTAGCATGGATTAAGGTAACAGAGGAAGGCGCTTTTGAATCAAGTATCGTCAAATTTTTCAGCGAAGATACTCTCAAGGCAGTTAGCGAGCGGATGAGCGCCCAGCCGGGCGATCTAATGGTGTTTGTGGCTGACAAACCGCAGATTGTCGCGGATGCACTTGCAAGCCTGCGCCTGCATCTCGGCGAAAAACTCGAATTGATTGATTATGATCGCTTTGATTTCCTGTGGATTATCGATTTTCCCCTGTTCTTCTGGGATGAGGAGGAGAATCGCTACGAACCTTCTCAACACCTTTTCACAATGATGCCCGAGGAAGATATTCCGCTGCTGGATATCGATCCGGGGAAGGCGAGAGGTCTACAATACGACCTAATTATCAACGGAGAAGAGTGCGCCGGGGGTAGCATCAGAATTCACCGATGGGAGCTCCAACAGAAGATATTTGAAATCATGAAGATCAAACCCCAGGAGGTGACCGAGCGGTTTGGGTACTTCGTTGAAGCGTTGCAATATGGAACACCGCCGCATGGCGGTATTGCTTCGGGGTTAGATCGGATGATGATGATGATGACCGGCGAAAAAAATATCCGTGAAGTCACCGCGTTTCCGAAGACACAGAACGGGTTGTGTCTGCTCACCGTTGCACCCTCTGAAGTCACCGACGAACAGCTTGAAGAGTTGTCTATTAAGGTTGATTTGGTTGAGGGTTAATCAGATTTTTGAGGGTGTTTACATCGGTCTTGGGCTTTAGCCAGCCATCGGTTTTGCGAAACCCACCTCAGGTGCCTGACGTCATTATCTAAGGAGATTTGCTTTCAGACAACCCTAGGGTAGTGCGGCTAGTAACCTGTGTCAGATTAAACACATCTTTTCCGACAAAATGGCAAAAATGGAAATGGCTGCAATGAAGGAAGAGATCCAGTTCAGTCCAGAAGATCAACAGTTCATTGACCGAGCCACAGATTTTTGCCAGCGAATGGGTGAGCGTGCTGTCCTCATGTTGGTTGGGAGTCGTGCCGCTAACTTTGCTGATGAATGGTCGGACCTTGACCTATGTATCATTGGCGATAAGTGGTGCCTTTCCGATGAAGATCGGAGAACTTACGAACGAAGCCAGCAACTCTTCGTCGATCGAGGCGATTATGAAGCCCACTGGTCATTTTATGATGAAGAGGACCTACGGGTGTGGTTGGAGACATGGCCCAATGAGATGATGTGGCTTGTTGCCACCTCGCAACCCTTCTACGGTTGTTTAACTACCGCAGAAGAACTGAAGCATCGCTATCGCCTGTATCCGCTAGTGGTCGCCGAGAACAAGTTAAAATGGATGTTCGGCAAGTATTATTACTCGCAGCGCGGTCCCTTAGCTATGGCAGCTCGGAAGCACACGGAAATGGCGTTTATTGCGGTTGGAAACGTCATCGAATATCTCTGCAAAATTTGCTGCATTGCTGAGAAGCAGCCGTTTCCCTACAGCAAATGGCTGGTTGCAGCAGCTAAACAGACACAATTGGGAGCAATGGTATATCCTTCAATTCAACGGGCGGTAGGTGGCATTGAAGAATTTATCAACCCGCCAACCGACCGTCACTGGCGTGACTGGTTGCCGGTGAAAGAATTGCGGGCGACGTTACCGATTGTTCAAAACGGGCTGAAAGAACTGGGTTGGGTTTACGATTGGATTGACAATCCGGAGAGAGTTTACTTTGAGGAGACGGTGAAACGACCTGAACCCTGAATGCCAACGAACCAGAATCAGAACCCCAAATGGATGTATCGGGCATGACTCTTGCGCAAGATATCATATGATTCTTAATGACGACGAAGGAGATTTTTGAGATGGAGAAAGAGCAGTTGCTCGAAAAACGAATTGCGGTGTTAATGGGTGGAAAATCGGGTGAAAGACAGGTCTCACTGCGATCCGGAGCGCGAATTACCGCTGCGCTTCAACGGCTCGGCGCAGATGTAGCCACAATCGATCCAATCGACCTCGATTGGGTGGAGCGGCTGCGCGCTGACGCAGTTGAAATTGCATTTCTGGGGGTACACGGCAAAGGTTGCGAGGATGGAACGATTCAAGGCGTTTTAGAAGCATTTGAGTTTAGCTACACCGGTTCCGGGGTGCTCGCAAGTGCACTGGCAATGAATAAGATCATGACCAAACGGGTGCTTTCGACGCTGGACATTCCCACGCCTGACTACCTGGCCGTTGACCCAAACCAAAATTTAGATCTGCAATGCGAGGAGGCAATCGATCGTCTGGGACTGCCAATTGTGCTAAAGCCTGCATCGGAGGGTTCAAGCATTGGAGTATCCATTATTTCCGAACTGCCGGAGGTTAGACGAATCGCCTATAAAACCCAACATCAGTTCGGGGAAATCTTATTTGAGCGATATATCCGAGGGCAGGAAGTCACGGTCGGATTGTTGGGGATTAATGAAAACCTCCGTGCGTTGCCCGTGCTTGAGTTGGTTCCCAAACGCGAGTTTTACGACTATGAAGCGAAGTATACTGAAGGAATGACCGAGTTCATTATTCCCGCAAGGTTATCCGATTCGCTTACCGAGGAGGTACAGGAAATCGCACTTGGGACGCATCAAGCTGTGGGCTGTTGGGGGTACTCAAGAGTGGATATGTTGGTCGATACCGATGGACAGCCCTATGTGATGGAAATTAATACACTGCCGGGGTTGACTGACCTCAGTGATCTACCGGCACAGGCAGCGGCGGCGGGTATGTCTTATGATGAATTGATCTATGAAATCTTAACGAGTGCGCAAGCACGTCTTATCGCATCGGATTAATACCGACTCGTCGCTAGTCGTGCTGCTCCGACTTCAGTTCACCTACGCAGCGGTAATTTCTGTGGGAATCACATCGGAGGCAGCGCCCTGCCGGAACTCAATGGCAGAATCAATCATCTTGAAGATATCAAACTGTGGTTGGTAACCGATAAGCTGCGCGCCTTTGGCGAGATCGAACTCATAATAGGTCGGCGTGTTGTCTGCCAATTGAACATCAACGTAATCCACGCCTAGTTTCTCCGCGAGATACGGCACCGTTTCCTCCCATGTAAACGACTTAGGTCCGGCGAGTTGGAAAGCCTCCCCGTATGCCTCCGGTTTGCCGAGCGCAGCTAAAAAACCGAGCACGATGTCGCGCACATCCGCTATATGTTTCTTATAGGATCTTCCGTTCTCATCTCGTGCGATGAGCAGGCGTTCTCCTGCGTCCCCAAACCCCAGTAGTTGTCGGCGGGTTTCGGCTGCGGCTCCTATGGTCCTGTTTGCGTAGGCATTCTGCCAATTGTCAAGGCGAAATTGGACAAAATTCAAGATCTCGTCTCCAGCGGCCACGAAGGCAAAACGGAAAATTGAGATCGGCAGTTGATAACTCCGATAATACCCACGACACATCTCTTCTCCCAGTACCTTTGAGAGTGCATACCACCCGCCCGGTTTCTGAGACATCTCGTCTTCGCGAATCGGTTCTGACAGACCGCCGGGGAGGTATTTCTCATAAGTTGCGTCGGTGCTCGCGAAGAAGAAGTGTTTGAGGTTATTCACGTTCTCACGGGCAGCCTCCAGCATGTTAAACGTACCGCGTGTGTTGATCTCGAAGTAATCCTCATTGGAAAAAGGACCGCCGCCTTGGAATGCCGCCCCAAGATGACAGATCGCCTCTACTCCAGCGACCGCTCTGTTTACATCTGCCGGATTGACCAAACTTCCCTCAACCAATTCAACCGGAAGCCCTTCAAACTTTTCCAGCCGCGAATCCTTTTCCCAAACCAATCCGCGTACTTCATGTCCTTCATTGATGAGTGCTTTGGCAAGATTGGCACCGATTCGGCCAGATATGCCGGTAACAAGAATTTTCATAAAGGTATCTCCTAATTTTATTGTGGAGCTCAGTTAATTTTTTATTTGTGATTTTGACTTTACTTTGTTATCATCAAATCTTCGTAGTGGAAACCTCATACTTTAGTGCAGGGAGGAAACTGTGTCTCCTTTTTTTGCGTAATATGTTTGTGGTAATATGAGTGAAAATATGGTATAATTCGGTTGGCTTTCGTGGGAGGTATCACGCCGCTGCTTGGTGTTGCTTCCACCCCCTTTGATACGAAACATGAAAGCGAGAAAGCCGAATCCTATGATAAAAACCTACCAATATCGAATATATCCGACATTCAAGCAAGCCAAAATCCTGCACGCATGGCTTGAAGCATTGCGAAACCTATACAACCAAGGGTTGCTTTGGCGAAAAGAGATTTTCAACAAAACAGGCGAATCTGTTAATTGGTTTACGCAGGCGAATGCGTTACCCGAATTGCGTCAGGCGTCCAGTACTTTCGGTATGATGCACATTGACGTGTTGCAAGATACCCTACGCCGTCTGGATAACGCCTACCAAGTATTCTTCCGTCGTGTCCAAACAGGTGAAGCACCCGGTTTCCCACGCTTCAAAGGCATAGGTCGTTATCGGTCAATGACTTTTAGCCACCTGTCTAAGAAATTGATTCGTAATATCCGAAAGCGGACCGGACGAATCATTGTGACGAAAGTCGGATATGTAACTATCCGTTATTACCGTTCACTCTCTGATGGGAAGATTAAGCACCTGACCATATAACGCAAGGCATCGGGCTGGTATGCTAATATCGCCGTTGAAATCCCTGATGTGTTAGAAGTTGAAGTCAAAACAACTATTGGCGTTGGCGTTGGCATTGAATCGTTTTTAACAACCTCTGATGGTGAAAGAGTCCATAACCCTCAATACTTTCGTGAATCAGAAAAGAAACTCACAAACACCCCCGAAACCCCCGCTGTTGGGACAGAAGCGCGAAACTTTGTAAGACCCGTTGGGCGGACGCTTCAAACAAGCAACGTCTCTTCAGGGCGGGGTAACTGACGTTGTTATATTTTACGCCACGGTGTCTTAGGTGTCAAAAGGAAAAATAAAAAGTGCAGTCTTTTTGAATGATTGCGGGGTTCTGTTTGTAGCTAGAAAAGCTGAAACCCTCAAATAGCTACCTCTCGGAGTATCTCATGCTGATGCGTAATGAAGGCAGAACCTTAAAAAGCCAGATCGTTATTATGTTCCTTTTCATCGGTTTATCTCCGCTGTTTTCCGCCTCAATCCTCGCTTTCTATTCAAGTGAAAAAACATTGAACGAAGCCATTGGCAAGGTAGAGCGAGATTTCGCGATTAAGGCAATGGATAAAATTGATCGCGAGATGGAGAACATCCGTCTTCTGGTCGAGAACTGGACTAGTTTTGAGAATCGAAAGGTTCTGGCGAACACAGCTATGGAAGGTCAGAAAAAGAGTTACGATGAGTTATTTGAGCAATGGAACCTCGATGGATCGACTTCAACCCCTGGGGCACACTTTCTCAAGAATCTCCAGCGGACAAACCAAACTCAATTCAAGGAAATCTTTCTGACAGACTTGCGTGGATATGTTATCGCTGCTACAGACAAAACAAGTGATTTCGATCAAGGCCCAGCAGACGATCCGCCGTTCGGTGAAAAGTGGTGGGCAGCAGCAAAAGAGAAAGGCGAACATATCGGGGAAATAGCCTTTGATGACAGTGCTGGCGTTTACTCTGTTGATATCAACATGAGCATCAAGGCAGATGACGATGAAACTGTGGGCATCTTAAAGGTGGTCTACAGTGTAGAGAATATCCGGAATCTCATCGGAGGTGGCGGATATGGGACTACGCGGCACTATGAACTACTGAATCGATACGGCTACATCGTTGCAGCGACTATGACAGATCAAGCCGAGATGCTAGAAAAAACATCTCGCGTCGTGCTCCCTGACAACAAGGAGATTTGGAAGAACCGGGCGGCCAAGAATGGGTTTGCTATCGGAGAAACAGAGGACGGGAAAGTGCTTATGGGGTGGTCCCGCGGCGAGGCGTGGACCGTATTGACATACAGCCCCCTCGACGTGGCCCATGCGCCCTTGCGGCAGCAGGCACGGTGGCTTATAGGGGTCTCTGCAGTTGCTACTGTTATCATACTTCTCGTTGCGCTAGCTGTGGGGAATCGTGTGGTCTCTGAAATGCTCGGTAAGGAACTCATGGCACAAGAAATTCAAACCGCTCAGAGTATGCAGATGGGGTTGTTACCCGAACCACTTGATATTAGTGAACTCGATTTGGCAGGGCGTTGTCTCGCAGCGAACCGTGTCGGTGGGGATTATTACAATCATCTGTGGATGGACGACGATCAGAGAAAACTTGCGATCGTCATCGCCGATGTGGCGGGACACGACATGTCTGCAGCAATCCCTGCCGTAATGTTCTCCGGGATGCTTGATTTCGCTGTCAAAGAGGGGACACCCGGTGCGATGCTCACCGCGCTCAATCAGTCGCTCTGTCAACAACCTAAGCGCACACCTTTTATTACCTGTTGTATTGCTATCATTGATCTGGATGAAAAGCAGATGCAATGGTCAAAAGCAGGACATCCCGAAATTTATCACTACTGTACACACAAAGATGCTGTCGAAGAGTTAACTGCCGAAAGCTATCCACTCGGTGTGTCCCAGAAATCCGATTATTCAGATGAAACGGTCCATCTACACGAAGGAGATCTACTCATTCTTTACACTGATGGACTCCCTGAAGCAGCCAACCCCAGTGGGAGGATATACGGCTACAACCGACTCGAAAGGAGTATCCACCGCGTTGCACAAGGTGGCCTCTCATCGATGGAAGGCATCAATCAAATGATAGATGATGTTCGCGGGTTCATTGACAATACCGAGCCGGAAGATGACATAACGGTTGTTGTAGCGAAGGTAACAAAATCCCAATAAGGCGTCATGAAAGATAAGGATATGACTACACAACCGGCTCCCTGTGCTGCGAACGATGTGATAGCTGCTGCTAAAGATGATGAAACCGATGAGCGAGTTCAATTGATTTCATTTCGGGAGCTAGTCCCTGAAATCAAAGATACAGGCTATCTGACACACTCGATTTTTTATTATCCCGCTAAATTTATACCCCATGTTGTAAGATACGCACTGGAGGCCGTGACAAAGGAAGGTGATTGGGTTATTGATCCGTTTGCGGGTTCAGGGACTGTCGGTGTTGAGGCTTACCTATGCAGACGGAATGCGTTTCTGCTAGACCTAAATCCGCTTTTGAATTATATGATCCCACTCAAGGTGCCCACTGAAAGAGGGCAATTGCGTGAAGATTGTCTAAGTCGGATGCTAGATGGTTTAGCAAAAAGTGACAGTGGGTTCACTCCAGCGTGGTCAAATGTAGCTTACTGGTATCCGCCTGAAATGTTAGAGGTTCTTAGTAGGTATTGGGGATTTATCAAAAACAGTGAACGCAGTACATACACCGCAATCATAGAATCGGCTCTGTTGAAGGCAAGCAAGCACTTCTCCTATGCGGAACATAGAACCCCCAAACTGTTCAGGTCTAAAAGTAAGCGAAAATATGTCGAAGAACTGCTGCAGACGGACTGGGAAGAAAAATTAAAAAGGATGATTAGAAGTCATTCATTAGAAACTATACGAAGTATGAATGATTTTGCAACCTTTACTAGCCATCACAATAACTGTGTCGAGTTCACGGGCGGGGTGGATTCCTCCTATTTTTCGTTTCAGCGGGAATTTAACGCCCTAATCACATCTCCGCCTTATCTACAAGCCCAAGAATATATGCGAACCGTCAAAATGGAACTGTTTTGGCTCGGCTATGACGATGAAGAAATAAGGAGTTTGTCCAGACTTGAAATACCGTATCGTAAAGCGGACAGGCTGATTCAAACCCCAACACTGGAGAAAATAAGGTCTGAACTCACACGGGCTGACCTCACAAAGTTATTAGATTCATATTTTTGCCATACTATCAATGCCCTTGAGAATGCAATGAATCAGTTAAAAGCCAACGGAACCGCCTGCATTTTCATCGGAAATCCGTTGATTGATGGAATAAAGGTTGAAATATGGCGAATACTGATGGAGTATTTTACGGACACTGGGTATTTCTTTGAGAATCTGTATGAAGATCGGATAAAGAATCGACAGCTATTTGGAACTAGAAAAAATAAAAATCCTGATGGAATGAAGTCCGAATTTTTGCTGATTTTGAGAAAAGGATG of Candidatus Poribacteria bacterium contains these proteins:
- a CDS encoding adenine specific DNA methylase Mod codes for the protein MTTQPAPCAANDVIAAAKDDETDERVQLISFRELVPEIKDTGYLTHSIFYYPAKFIPHVVRYALEAVTKEGDWVIDPFAGSGTVGVEAYLCRRNAFLLDLNPLLNYMIPLKVPTERGQLREDCLSRMLDGLAKSDSGFTPAWSNVAYWYPPEMLEVLSRYWGFIKNSERSTYTAIIESALLKASKHFSYAEHRTPKLFRSKSKRKYVEELLQTDWEEKLKRMIRSHSLETIRSMNDFATFTSHHNNCVEFTGGVDSSYFSFQREFNALITSPPYLQAQEYMRTVKMELFWLGYDDEEIRSLSRLEIPYRKADRLIQTPTLEKIRSELTRADLTKLLDSYFCHTINALENAMNQLKANGTACIFIGNPLIDGIKVEIWRILMEYFTDTGYFFENLYEDRIKNRQLFGTRKNKNPDGMKSEFLLILRKG